The following proteins come from a genomic window of Lycium ferocissimum isolate CSIRO_LF1 chromosome 4, AGI_CSIRO_Lferr_CH_V1, whole genome shotgun sequence:
- the LOC132051504 gene encoding aspartate carbamoyltransferase, chloroplastic-like: MAISATFSSHGFHGKRLVSPPRKSFGGNNVWLKQPVHCKSKSFSVELFNEGRNEYVMSTNSSRALEMKNKSSSIVGNKFQLDDVIESQQFDRDTLSSIFEVAREMEKVEKKSTGREILKGYLMATLFYEPSTRTRLSFESAMKRLGGEVLTTENAREFSSAAKGETLEDTIRTVEGYSDIIVMRHFESGAARRAAATASIPIINAGDGPGQHPTQALLDVYTIEREIGKLDGIKVALVGDLAYGRTVRSLAYLLAKYRDVKIYFVSPDVVKMKDDIKDYLTSMGVQWEESADLVEVASKCDVVYQTRIQRERFGERVDLYEEARGKYIVDLSVVNAMQKHAVVMHPLPRLDEITVDVDGDPRAAYFRQAKNGLYIRMALLKLLLLGW; the protein is encoded by the exons ATGGCTATTTCCGCAACATTTTCTTCTCATGGATTCCATGGGAAAAGACTTGTGTCACCTCCTAGAAAGAGTTTTGGAGGCAATAATGTATGGTTAAAGCAACCTGTGCACTGTAAATCTAAATCATTCTCTGTTGAATTGTTTAATGAGGGACGAAATGAATACGTTATGTCAACGAATAGCAGCAGAGCATTGGAGATGAAAAATAAGTCTTCAAGTATAGTGGGGAATAAGTTTCAGCTTGATGATGTAATTGAATCTCAGCAGTTTGATAGAGACACTCTCAGTTCCATATTTGAAGTGGCACGGGAGATGGAGAAAGTTGAGAAGAAGTCGACGGGAAGGGAGATACTTAAGGGTTATCTCATGGCCACTCTCTTCTATGAACCCTCAACTAGGACTAGGCTTTCGTTTGAATCTGCCATGAAGCGTTTAGGCGGGGAAGTATTGACAACGGAAAATGCTCGTGAATTTTCTTCTGCAGCAAAAGGAGAGACGCTTGAAG ACACAATTAGAACTGTTGAAGGGTACTCTGACATCATTGTTATGAGACATTTTGAAAGTGGTGCTGCTAGAAGAGCCGCAGCCACTGCCAGTATTCCAATCATAAATGCAGGAGATGGTCCTGGACAACACCCAACTCAG GCCCTTCTAGATGTATATACTATTGAAAGAGAAATAGGAAAACTTGACGGTATTAAAGTTGCTCTTGTTGGTGATCTAGCTTATGGGAGGACGGTTCGTTCACTTGCTTACTTGCTCGCGAAGTACCGAGATGTGAAAATTTACTTTGTATCCCCGGATGTAGTTAAAATGAAG GATGACATAAAGGATTATTTGACATCGATGGGGGTTCAGTGGGAAGAAAGTGCTGATCTGGTGGAGGTGGCTTCTAAATGTGATGTGGTATATCAAACTCGTATTCAAAGAGAAAGATTTGGAGAGAGGGTTGATTTGTATGAAGAAGCTCGAGGGAAGTATATCGTGGATCTGAGTGTCGTAAATGCTATGCAGAAACATGCAGTAGTGATGCATCCTTTGCCAAGACTTGATGAG ATAACTGTTGATGTGGATGGAGATCCAAGGGCTGCTTATTTCAGACAAGCTAAGAATGGTCTTTACATTCGGATGGCTCTTTTGAAGCTTCTACTCCTTGGTTGGTGA